tagtattttttttttgtcattttttctttttgttatttttttttaaatgatactTTTAGCTGCTCATTGGAATAAATTCTGCAGCACACGAGCTGTGAGCTTTCGAGTCGCCGTCAAAGGACCGTAAGGCTTTCCTGGCTCCCTGGGCAGCGCGAGggcgggaggggaggagggggcgTCTCCGGGGGCGCGAAGCCGGGGACTCCTTTGGTTATCTGTCACTGAGTGAGGGACGGGGAAGGGGCCGGGGTCCTGCCCAAGGGGCACCGAGCCCAGCGGTGCCGGCGCCCGTGCCACGGCAGAGCGGGtggcgccgggccggggcccTTGGCCTCGATGCTCCGCACAGAGGGCGGCCGCCGGAGAGGTGGGAAAGGGCAGCGAGGGGGAGCTGGCCCGTAGCCCCCCACTGCTCGCCACCCCCCCCGCGCCCGACCGGGCAGCGTCCGGGGCCGGCCCACCGgtggctggcactgccctcTGGCCCTCAGCGTGGGGGAACACCACCGTGCCCACCCCATGTGCCAGGCGCGGCCCCTCACCTCGCACCCGGCCGAGCCACCGCCGGGGGCCAGCCCCGCGCctgccccccgccccgcggggAGCCGCCCCGTCCCACCCCGGTCCCTTGCACAcgccgccgccgcgggcgcGGACCCCGCGGGGACGGCCCTGAAAGTCTCACGGTCCTGCTGTGGCGTTGCGGACATGTGCAGTACAGTGCATGGCAGTATCAGCTGAGCACAAAaacccctctccccacccccctcACCCCACAGCCGGCTAGACGTAGCCAAGACCACGTTCCAAGCTGGTCAGACATGCATGCATATTTGTGAACATTTACATAGGGCTGGCGTCCGCTCGGAAGCTCCCAGGCGTCAGCGACGCGCCAGGAGGGGAGGGCGGTGCTCTCACCACCACCCCTGCCACCGCCTCCCGTCACCCTCCTCGCTAATTAATCATGCAAAACAACGGCCACGCGGGATTGATGGAGCCGGGCGGCGGCGTGGCGGCTTCTCCCCCAGCgcctgcaggggctgggggaatACGGTGGCAAGGGGACCGCTCACAGCTTCCCCCGCACCAGCCGGGCCAAGGCCAGGGTAGCACTGAAAATACTCCACGAAGTTATGAATAAAACCCCCCCCCCGCTCTGGGGGCCGCAGCCCAGCCGGCCCCTCGCTGCCCACCGGCCGGGGAAACCACGCCGTCCAGCCAGCAGGACGGGGCACGGGGCTACCTTGATTTACGTCGTCGGGACAGAGATACGAGCAGGAGCCGGGGGCGGGCAGCACACCGGGGACACCACGTGCCCAAAGCCCTAAGGACGAGGCTGGCGTCCCCTCCTCAAGCTTGGCTGCCTTGCGGGATGCCACATGGCCTGGCCCCGGGAGCTGCGCTGGCCAGGCACAGGGGAATGAACAGGGAGAGGGGCCAGGGCTGCGCCAGCACCATCCTCCCACTGGCGAAAGACCCCCAAACAGCCATAGCCCTCTGGGGCTCCTCAGGGCAGCCGAGGCAGGAGAGAGGCCGTGCCAGGCTGCGCACAGGAGCGGGGACAGAGGCATTCCTGTGTTCCTGCCTTTCTGCCCCAGCCACGCTGGGGGGTTGCTGGTGTCCCACCTTGGCCAAACTCCGCCAGCCACCTCCTCCAGTTGTCCCCGGGGCGGGGGTGCTGCCGGCATCAAACCCGCAgtgctccttcctctctcctccccgcGTCCTCCGAGAGCAACGCTGAGGGGAGGAGCCGCCTGCGTGCCCCTAGGGCAAACGGCCAAGGAACCAAAAACATGAcggaaatgaaaaggaaacaagggggaaaaaaactatcataaaaaaaaatagtgacaaAGGGAAAAACCACTAATTCCCTAGGAGAGTACAAAGACCTGGAAAGTGATGGAGCAACAACAGCGTCTTTGGAGCGCAGAGGGCATGGCCACGCACCTCCCGCCTCCAGCACAACACGATTCGGGGCCCTGGGAGCGCAGCGGGCAGGCGTCCGGCTGAGTCCGTGCCCcggcggggaggaggagggctggCCGGGAGCCCAGACTGCTCAATGCTCACCACATCCGAGGAGAggctttggggagggggggtaAGCGCAGGGTCAGGCCCTAGCAGCGGGCAGCAGCCCCCGCCCCAGCCCGGCGTCCTTGTCCTCTAGCGAATTGTGCGGCACAGCGCCCGCCAGCCTCAGTCCGCCTCCCGCTGCACCTCCGACGCGTCCGCCCGGCAGATCGGGCACGTGCGGTTTGCCTGTGGGCAACGAGAGACGGGGGCAAGTGAGCGGCGCCACTGGCAAGGCTGGAACCACATCCCAGAAGTGCCTTATCCAGCCCTGCACAGTGCTCGGCCCCAGCTCCCAGTGCGTGCAGGGCACTGAGGCCACCCAAAAGGCACAGCACCCTATACCCACAGCATCCCAAGAAGCCACCCCACTCCCCAGAGGGGGCACAAGGCAGTACCTTTAACCATTTGTCGACACACTTGGCGTGGAACTCGTGGTTGCAGGGCAGGACGCGGAGAAGCTGCCGGGCCTCAAAGTCGCTGAAGCACACAACGCACCTGGGGGAAGCAGCCATCAGtacagccccactgccagccaCGGCCCCCGACCCCCGTCAGGCCCCCCATGTGCACCCCGAGCTCACTCACAGGGTCTGCTCAGACTGGTGGCTCTCGGGGTTGAAGCGGTAGGACGGGAGGTGCTCGATGTCTGCTTTGGTGAGTCCCCGTGGCTTGGCCTCCCCCAGCCGCTCGGCCAAGTTCAGGAGTGCCTGGAGGGAGATGCAGAGGCCGGCTCAGCTCATCTCCTGTCCTGGCACAGCATCCCTCCAGGCTCccccctcccagcagagcaaTCAGCAAACCCCCAGCTCTCCTATCCCATCATGATGAGGAAGCCAAGCAGACACACCTCATAATTCTCCATCTCCACATCATCCACGTCCAGGTCTAAACTGATCGTGGGCCCCACGGCCGTTGGCGACACAGGAAGCATAGAACTGGGGGGGAAGGACAGGGCAGTCAGCATGGGGCCGTAAATCCCAACGTCCACCCTGGCACCCCCCAGGGGGAAGAGCCCCCTGTGCCAACACAGTGCCACTGTGGCCCTCATCcccagtgccatccctgccctaCTCATCCTGGAATATCCCCACCAGTACTCACAGGAAATAGGGCAGGAAGCTCGGATAGTAGGGAGGAGGCGGCGGAGGGGGTGGCGGTGGGGGCAGCGCCTGTTGCAGCCGGTACCGCTGGGTGTTCAGCCGCCGGGGCATCATATGGGGGTATGGCTGCAGGGAGACATGGGGCACTCAGAGTTGTGCCAGCCCCACAGTGTTCCCAACCCCTCCCCAGGATGGGGACTCACCACGCCAAATGGCAGTTCTTGGTGCAGCGGGTCGTGGGGGAGGTAATGCAGCGGCATGGAGGGCGACAGCGTGGGAGCGTGGTGAGACGGAGGGTATGTGAAGCCTGCGATGGGGTGCTGCTCCCCTCGCAGGTCCACGTCATTGTCTATCCTCTGCAGAGGCTGTGGGGAAAGAGTCAGGCTGGGAGGAGCGTCCCAAATTACACCTCCCCAATGCTATGAAGACAGAGGCACCCTGAGCACCCTGGCCACCACCCCCAGCTTAGACCCGCAGGGTTGCAGAAGGACAAGACCCCAGGGTGGTGGGTGCATCACGTCCCCAGTCTGTCCCTCCACCCCAACTCACCATACGTGGATGCTGGGCTTGGAGAGGTACAAACTGCCCCAGGGGGGCCATGTGGGGCGGCTGGTGGGGGGGCACTGGCGGCGGGGGTGGGTGCAGGATGTAATGGTCGCTGGAGATGATGGGGGGGAATGTCTGGTAGGAGACGGGAAGTTGTTGCATGGCACATGCCTGAATCAGCTGTGgggagagatggagagaaaaagaagggtCAGACacccctgccccctccccagggccTCCAAAGGACCCTGTACTCCCAGAAACTTGCACTACACTGGGCTTGGGTACCCAGACAACCTctgggcactcacagcccaggctgtccccaggcgTCCCCTGCTGTGACTCACCGGGggtgggaggcagcagagcGGGTAGTGCTGTCCGCTGAACATCACTGAGcatgctgggagctgctgggtgctgcaCCCAGGGATGTGCTGGCCAGCGTGGATGGGGAAGCCTTGCGTCGTTACGGTGGTAACCGTGTAGGAGAGAGGGACAGGTCCCTGGTGCACCTAAGGACAAGGTGCCGAGGGCACAGTCAGGGTACAGCCCTATCTGAGCTGTCCCTCTCCTGACAGGGTCACAGCAGGACGCTGGGCACTCAGCACTGGGACAAAACACCTGGCATGCCCATCCTGCTGGTGTGGCCAGAGGGACGGGCTGAGTGAGGGCTCAACTTGAGGGAGTTTTGAGCCATTCTTTCCTCCACACAGACAGGCTGACACAGCCTCCAACACATCACCATTACCATGGATTATGGTAACAGTTGTCACATGAACAACCCTACAAGGGGACTGTCCCTAGCCCCTGGGAGGAGGGACCACCCTGGACATACCCAGAAGGCAGAGGGAACCTAAGATTTAAATCTCGGAGAACCAGAGCACCagcaggctcagggctgggTGATCCCAGCAGCAAGTGGCCAGAGGGGACCCAAGGACATGTCACCACTCCAGACAACAGCCCGAGGAACACCACAGGATCACACTtaggagcggggctggggctgcagcacctACCTGGTCATGCAGAT
This portion of the Vidua macroura isolate BioBank_ID:100142 chromosome 15, ASM2450914v1, whole genome shotgun sequence genome encodes:
- the RNF44 gene encoding LOW QUALITY PROTEIN: RING finger protein 44 (The sequence of the model RefSeq protein was modified relative to this genomic sequence to represent the inferred CDS: inserted 3 bases in 2 codons; deleted 1 base in 1 codon), with the protein product MAADRDTPGHVGRXRAPRRPPPPPRCPRPPPSVPPPRQPRAPPVPPSAVTRSGASRRFLKGQAPPRAPRXRRGRPAPRKTKRHRKQRRRGGGRPGGRRAGGREGRAGGGPAGGGGQARARRRRTKSGGREGRGRRSGTGAAAQAIGAEFKVLVSCPAWSLRSRVPIRLPTSPMRPWELAVNRRPPSAPFAQRRFSGGPCSSPDHLRRSPSARRQWGRRDRPLATLLGQDEPQVHPAFPQQPHIPVDEPRAYALPSTPPRMLHPASHPPHQNPFMVDLHDQVHQGPVPLSYTVTTVTTQGFPIHAGQHIPGCSTQQLPACSVMFSGQHYPLCCLPPPLIQACAMQQLPVSYQTFPPIISSDHYILHPPPPPVPPHQPPHMAPLGQFVPLQAQHPRMPLQRIDNDVDLRGEQHPIAGFTYPPSHHAPTLSPSMPLHYLPHDPLHQELPFGVPYPHMMPRRLNTQRYRLQQALPPPPPPPPPPPYYPSFLPYFLSMLPVSPTAVGPTISLDLDVDDVEMENYEALLNLAERLGEAKPRGLTKADIEHLPSYRFNPESHQSEQTLCVVCFSDFEARQLLRVLPCNHEFHAKCVDKWLKANRTCPICRADASEVQREAD